A section of the Clostridium omnivorum genome encodes:
- a CDS encoding radical SAM/SPASM domain-containing protein, which yields MLTSLKAPIFAALSITKKCNLKCVHCYASGGERDKNELTDDELKNVIKQLIDMGILNIDFLGGEPFERENFPELIQMVIDAGLRLNVTTNGTLITEDWLDKYGKNISLLRIALDSPIPEEHDKFRGVPGSWHKTYNSVKSAVDRKINVTLVTTYHRKNTHQLSDMVSLAANLGVAGYANTCLFPSGRGKSLEEDVFSVEDMKEFLTEWGNQRKILKEKNIRLKLIDETPITILLADKSGYENEYLTFKANCANKTPTCRACTAGLLQVHLTPTGHLIPCGGMEGIKELQTDDNDVRLHSIEHIWKNSWIFNAMRDRLYTDKPYSINDKCNKCEFLQYCGGGCRAAAYLTHGNFEKADSFCWYEPK from the coding sequence ATGTTAACTAGCTTAAAAGCCCCTATTTTTGCTGCACTTAGCATAACCAAAAAATGCAACTTAAAATGTGTTCACTGTTATGCTAGTGGAGGCGAAAGGGATAAAAATGAACTAACTGATGATGAGTTAAAAAATGTTATTAAGCAATTAATTGATATGGGAATATTGAACATAGATTTCTTAGGCGGTGAACCCTTCGAAAGAGAAAACTTTCCAGAACTAATTCAAATGGTTATTGACGCAGGCCTCAGGCTTAATGTTACAACCAATGGAACACTTATTACCGAAGACTGGCTGGATAAGTACGGAAAAAACATATCTCTTCTTAGAATAGCTCTAGATTCGCCAATCCCAGAAGAACATGATAAATTTAGGGGTGTTCCAGGTTCCTGGCATAAGACTTATAATTCAGTTAAGTCTGCAGTAGATAGAAAGATTAACGTAACATTAGTAACAACTTACCACCGAAAAAATACTCATCAATTAAGCGATATGGTAAGCCTAGCTGCCAATCTAGGAGTTGCAGGTTATGCCAACACATGCCTCTTTCCATCTGGAAGAGGAAAAAGTCTAGAAGAAGATGTTTTTTCTGTAGAGGATATGAAAGAATTTCTCACCGAATGGGGAAATCAAAGAAAGATATTAAAAGAAAAGAATATTCGTCTAAAGCTAATAGATGAAACACCTATTACCATTTTACTAGCTGATAAGTCTGGTTACGAAAATGAGTATCTAACATTTAAAGCTAATTGTGCTAACAAAACTCCTACATGCAGAGCTTGTACTGCTGGTTTACTTCAAGTTCATTTGACTCCTACTGGACATCTAATACCTTGTGGCGGAATGGAAGGTATAAAAGAACTTCAGACAGATGACAACGATGTTAGATTGCATTCAATTGAACACATTTGGAAAAACTCATGGATTTTTAATGCAATGAGAGATCGTCTATATACGGACAAGCCTTATTCAATAAATGACAAATGTAACAAATGCGAATTTTTACAATATTGTGGTGGTGGCTGCCGTGCTGCGGCATATTTAACACATGGCAATTTTGAGAAGGCTGACTCATTTTGTTGGTATGAGCCAAAATAA
- a CDS encoding EscU/YscU/HrcU family type III secretion system export apparatus switch protein, which produces MNLEELRLDCAIKQKKGLHFILASILIWLAVLIVHLTSLPILTKNLLTFCCTAPLLPIAFLISKAIKVDFQNKGNPLTNLGLLFSINQLLYLLIAMWVYPTVPSKMVMVLAMIFGAHLLPYSWLYKSKSYMVLSVVIPILSLIVGCNFESYILAAMMMVIEILFSISLVIENKKL; this is translated from the coding sequence ATGAATTTAGAAGAATTACGCTTAGACTGTGCCATTAAGCAGAAGAAAGGACTGCACTTTATACTAGCATCCATTCTTATTTGGCTTGCAGTATTAATAGTACATTTAACATCCTTACCTATTTTGACTAAAAACTTACTTACCTTTTGCTGTACAGCACCTCTACTACCTATAGCATTTCTTATATCAAAGGCTATTAAGGTTGATTTTCAAAACAAAGGAAATCCATTAACTAATTTAGGCCTTTTGTTTTCCATAAATCAATTATTATACTTATTGATTGCCATGTGGGTATATCCAACGGTACCTTCAAAAATGGTAATGGTACTAGCTATGATTTTTGGTGCTCATTTATTGCCCTACAGCTGGCTATATAAGTCTAAATCCTATATGGTTTTATCAGTTGTAATTCCAATTTTATCACTTATAGTGGGCTGTAACTTTGAATCTTATATCCTTGCAGCAATGATGATGGTAATAGAAATTCTATTCAGTATCTCTTTAGTGATTGAAAATAAAAAGCTATAA
- a CDS encoding alpha/beta fold hydrolase: MKKKLTNILKVIFLIIIAVILLFFLIRSIISHNTLKNSTSKNKVSELQQIKLQNKMQTVLLEGKSKDLPILITVHGGPGTPIPFSIGARNAFPELTDKYIMVYWDQYGCGKNYSPLNNEITIENYVNMLADLVMEIRKQYPDNKIYLLGMSWGSILTCKVSNRLPDIISGVIVYGQIVNNLGKNEDAYNQLIRCNLKKEERQVLDQVMKSDNCDFESRLEVYSLIGKYTNGYFYKDKGESNSKIYKLILGMFFSPDYTLTDAYNSLIGGNKNVQMNSNLLKEMFNTDLSKELSNVKIPYLILQGKEDTIASTSTVETLASHSNNPNLKVKVLEKSGHIPTNNCFKKIIDTVINYQTK; the protein is encoded by the coding sequence ATGAAAAAAAAACTAACGAATATACTAAAAGTGATATTCTTAATTATAATTGCCGTTATTTTATTATTTTTTCTTATTCGATCTATCATAAGCCATAACACGTTAAAAAACTCAACAAGTAAAAACAAAGTAAGTGAACTACAACAGATAAAGCTGCAAAATAAAATGCAGACTGTACTTCTAGAAGGAAAATCAAAAGACTTGCCTATCTTAATAACAGTTCATGGAGGTCCAGGCACCCCTATTCCTTTCAGTATTGGAGCTAGAAATGCATTTCCTGAATTAACAGATAAATATATTATGGTTTATTGGGACCAATACGGCTGTGGAAAAAATTATTCCCCTCTTAATAATGAAATTACAATTGAAAACTATGTAAACATGTTAGCAGACCTAGTAATGGAAATAAGAAAGCAGTATCCAGATAATAAAATATATCTTTTGGGAATGTCCTGGGGATCAATATTGACCTGTAAAGTATCTAACCGTCTGCCGGATATAATAAGTGGAGTTATAGTCTATGGGCAGATAGTAAATAATCTTGGAAAAAACGAAGATGCATACAATCAATTGATTCGATGTAATTTAAAAAAAGAAGAAAGACAAGTATTGGATCAGGTTATGAAATCTGATAATTGTGATTTTGAATCTCGCCTAGAGGTTTACTCATTAATAGGCAAATATACAAATGGGTATTTTTATAAAGATAAAGGTGAAAGTAATTCTAAAATATATAAATTGATTCTTGGAATGTTTTTTAGCCCAGATTACACACTAACAGATGCCTATAATTCTCTTATTGGCGGCAACAAAAATGTTCAAATGAATTCAAATCTTTTAAAAGAAATGTTTAATACTGATTTGTCAAAGGAACTTTCTAATGTAAAGATTCCATATCTAATTTTACAGGGTAAGGAGGATACAATAGCTTCAACTTCTACTGTAGAAACTCTAGCTTCACATTCTAATAACCCAAATTTAAAAGTTAAGGTGCTTGAAAAATCCGGACATATTCCTACGAATAATTGCTTTAAAAAAATTATTGATACAGTAATAAATTATCAAACTAAATAA
- a CDS encoding PqqD family peptide modification chaperone, producing the protein MNATTTLCNNDFLVIHPSTIMRQEDENKWLVFFPPTRGLHFIKNIGKEILDLCNGEQSVSSISEIISNKYNLELAETSNYILNFLNELFIRNVIIKKGE; encoded by the coding sequence ATGAATGCTACTACAACTTTATGCAACAATGACTTTTTAGTTATACATCCATCAACAATCATGAGACAAGAAGATGAAAACAAATGGTTAGTTTTTTTTCCGCCAACTCGCGGACTCCATTTTATTAAAAATATAGGCAAAGAAATACTTGATTTATGTAATGGCGAGCAATCAGTAAGCAGCATATCAGAAATTATCTCCAATAAATATAATCTTGAATTAGCTGAAACTAGTAATTACATATTAAATTTTCTTAATGAATTATTTATTCGTAATGTGATTATAAAAAAGGGGGAGTAA
- a CDS encoding radical SAM/SPASM domain-containing protein, whose amino-acid sequence MLERVVISITNRCNLHCIHCYANSGQEDSNTLTTTELERIVEQVARSSAQYLIISGGEPMLTPDRLECVAINANKLGLKTILTTNGTLIDSHTAKWLKRLKIDTVQISLDSDRAEEHEFIRGKGTFRSAVNGIQTIVDNGLNCHIMMVAFKHNVERISSLAILSKELGVNLLAVDRFVPTGRGKFSDNLDLSKDELIKLHSQVLEIKNEKYIPISTNDPICNAIYLKRMGLQNFDWAKDANLGCTAGTRLCMISANGVVYPCTFINVPIGNIRENNLKDILENSPLITALKERDKFKGKCGNCNVRYICGGCRAHALSTYKDILEEDPCC is encoded by the coding sequence ATGTTAGAAAGAGTGGTTATATCTATTACAAATAGATGCAATCTTCACTGTATTCATTGTTATGCTAATAGTGGACAAGAAGATTCTAATACATTAACAACTACAGAGCTTGAAAGAATTGTTGAGCAAGTAGCAAGGTCCAGTGCACAGTATTTAATTATTTCTGGTGGAGAACCTATGCTAACTCCAGATAGATTAGAATGTGTAGCTATTAATGCAAATAAGCTTGGATTAAAAACTATACTAACAACAAATGGAACTCTAATAGATAGCCATACAGCCAAATGGCTGAAAAGGCTTAAAATTGATACAGTTCAAATAAGTCTTGATTCAGATAGAGCTGAAGAACATGAATTTATTAGAGGAAAGGGCACATTTAGAAGTGCTGTTAATGGAATACAAACCATTGTGGATAATGGACTAAACTGCCATATTATGATGGTTGCCTTTAAACACAATGTAGAGCGAATAAGCAGCTTAGCTATTCTCTCAAAAGAATTGGGTGTGAATTTGCTTGCAGTAGATAGGTTCGTTCCTACTGGCAGAGGAAAATTTTCTGATAACCTTGATTTAAGTAAAGATGAGTTAATTAAACTCCATTCTCAAGTTTTAGAAATAAAAAATGAAAAATATATACCAATTTCTACAAATGACCCTATTTGTAATGCCATATATTTAAAAAGAATGGGATTACAAAACTTTGACTGGGCAAAAGATGCTAACTTGGGTTGTACTGCCGGAACGCGTTTATGTATGATTTCAGCTAACGGAGTTGTCTATCCATGTACCTTCATTAATGTTCCAATTGGAAATATTCGCGAAAATAATTTAAAGGATATATTAGAAAATAGTCCCTTGATTACAGCTTTAAAAGAAAGGGATAAATTTAAAGGCAAATGTGGTAACTGTAATGTCCGCTATATATGTGGCGGTTGTCGTGCACATGCTCTTAGTACATATAAAGATATATTGGAAGAAGATCCCTGTTGTTAA
- a CDS encoding HD domain-containing protein, translated as MNRIEVLRKYIDEMLINMVDSEERRCAYLHLYGVSHLCTLIALKRGENAELATMAGMLHDIYSYSKMDSKDHAHKGASMAREILNALKITNEAETELICSAIYTHSEKEVIHSSFNEILIDADVFQHCLYNPLFEIMPHEKDRYEKLKREFGLS; from the coding sequence ATGAACAGAATTGAAGTTTTAAGAAAATATATTGATGAAATGCTTATAAACATGGTAGATTCTGAAGAACGCAGATGCGCCTATTTACATTTATATGGCGTTTCCCATTTATGTACCTTAATTGCATTAAAACGTGGAGAAAACGCTGAACTTGCTACAATGGCCGGTATGCTTCATGACATATACTCATATTCTAAAATGGACTCAAAAGACCATGCGCATAAAGGTGCTTCTATGGCTAGAGAAATATTAAATGCACTTAAAATAACAAATGAAGCTGAAACTGAGTTGATTTGCAGTGCTATTTATACCCACAGTGAAAAAGAAGTTATACACTCTAGTTTTAATGAGATCTTAATAGATGCTGATGTTTTTCAGCACTGCCTATATAATCCTTTGTTTGAAATCATGCCTCATGAAAAAGACAGATATGAAAAACTTAAGCGTGAGTTTGGTCTATCATAG